The following proteins come from a genomic window of Limnohabitans sp. 103DPR2:
- the denD gene encoding D-erythronate dehydrogenase — protein MKLLVTGGAGFVGARLAREILKKGELNGQKVTELHIADLFPAPADLLADPRVKGHAGPMLEQGTLFASGFDGVFHLASAVSGECEQDFDLGMRSNLDSTRLLLEGLRKAGNVPRLVFASSVAVFGPDPSNPMPERVADHTLPSPQTSYGTHKLMLEYLIADFTRKGFIDGRSARLMTVTVRPGKPNGAASSFFSGIIREPLAGVESICPVDENVSHPVSSPGNTIKGLITVFEASREAMQGRLALNLPGLNVTVKEMLQALEDVAGPEVRQRVKFVRNEQIANIVANWAKGGTAERAAALGLKPDTSFKDIVQQYIDDCKQPYYPATALDGLKK, from the coding sequence ATGAAATTACTCGTTACCGGTGGCGCAGGATTTGTTGGCGCGCGCTTAGCCCGTGAAATTCTCAAAAAAGGAGAGCTCAATGGCCAAAAAGTCACCGAGCTGCACATTGCCGATTTATTCCCTGCACCCGCCGACTTGTTGGCCGATCCACGCGTCAAAGGCCATGCGGGCCCGATGTTGGAACAAGGCACTTTGTTTGCCAGTGGTTTTGATGGCGTGTTCCATTTGGCATCTGCGGTATCGGGTGAGTGCGAACAAGACTTTGACTTAGGCATGCGCTCTAACCTGGACAGCACACGTTTGTTGCTCGAAGGTCTGCGCAAAGCCGGCAATGTGCCGCGCCTGGTTTTTGCCAGCTCTGTCGCGGTGTTCGGTCCCGACCCCAGCAACCCCATGCCCGAGCGCGTTGCCGACCACACACTGCCCTCACCTCAGACCTCCTATGGCACTCACAAACTGATGCTGGAGTATCTGATTGCTGACTTCACACGCAAGGGCTTCATCGATGGTCGCTCAGCACGACTCATGACAGTCACCGTTCGTCCAGGCAAACCCAATGGCGCGGCCTCATCCTTCTTCAGTGGCATCATTCGTGAGCCATTGGCGGGCGTAGAGTCCATCTGCCCTGTGGACGAAAACGTGTCACATCCCGTTTCTTCACCCGGAAACACCATCAAAGGTTTAATCACCGTGTTCGAGGCTAGCCGCGAAGCCATGCAAGGTCGTTTGGCATTGAACCTGCCCGGTTTGAATGTGACCGTCAAAGAAATGTTGCAAGCGCTTGAAGATGTCGCTGGCCCTGAAGTTCGTCAGCGCGTCAAGTTTGTGCGCAACGAACAAATTGCCAACATTGTGGCCAACTGGGCTAAAGGAGGGACAGCTGAACGCGCCGCTGCTTTAGGCCTGAAGCCCGACACATCTTTCAAAGACATCGTGCAGCAGTACA